From Chryseobacterium sp. H1D6B, a single genomic window includes:
- a CDS encoding M1 family metallopeptidase, translating to MKLKVTVLSVLLYMGVSAQNIQNNPGSNHGNRFEQLGTILPTPNMYRTASGAPGHGYWQNKADYDITAYLDEDKRNLKGSETITYYNNSPDDLEYIWLQLDENQQSTVKKADFPFSSTLPKSTTDQQLKTTDLPVKDNGYGVSLEKVTDASGTPLKYTVNKTMMRIDLPKALKKGEKLTFKVDWNYNIPNRMKMGGRGGYENFPEDGNDLYTMTQWYPRMCVYSDFHGWQNHQFTGRGEFALVFGNFKVSMNVPADHIVGGTGECKNYEQVLSSDQLGRYRKAQSADEPIEIVTLDEAKKAEKNHSKQRKTWSFEANDVRDFAWTSSRKFVWDGMRVVIPENNNKVMAMSFYPKEAYNLYRKYSTKAVAHTIKTYSEFTIPYPYPVAQSVEAANGMEYPMICFNFGRTEKDGTYSEAIKNGMIGVVIHEVGHNFFPMIINSDERQWTWMDEGLNTFTEYLTEEKWDNKFPSKRGPAWTIVDYMKLPKDQLEPIMSNSENIVQFGPNAYSKPATGLNILRETIMGRELFDKAFKTYAKRWAFKHPEPADFFRTMEDASGEDLDWFWRGWFYGTDPVDIAIDKVTIAAPDLDAVPAANEVKYKVEKPLVNSFEDISKIRNREDKNITFSVDKDKGLQDFYYRYDRDQEKVDNNKEYSLKADNTAPLDTKDKEKFKNITAYQIDFVNKGGLVMPVILEFTFEDGTKLYDRSSAQIWRLNEQKVSKTYYFDKKLKSIQLDPMKETADIDTSNNFWSNDGTNLEASKFQVFKQKQQEAVRGSANGKVNPMQAAGKK from the coding sequence ATGAAACTAAAAGTAACTGTACTTTCAGTATTATTATATATGGGTGTATCCGCCCAGAACATTCAAAATAACCCTGGAAGCAACCACGGGAACAGGTTTGAACAACTGGGAACCATCCTCCCTACTCCCAATATGTACAGAACAGCTTCTGGAGCTCCGGGACACGGCTACTGGCAGAATAAAGCTGATTATGACATCACGGCTTATCTGGATGAAGATAAAAGAAACTTAAAAGGCTCGGAAACGATTACGTATTATAACAATTCCCCTGATGATTTAGAATACATCTGGCTTCAGTTAGATGAAAACCAGCAGTCTACTGTAAAAAAAGCAGATTTTCCCTTCTCCTCTACTCTTCCGAAATCTACAACTGACCAGCAGCTGAAAACTACTGATCTTCCGGTAAAGGACAATGGATACGGAGTAAGTCTTGAAAAAGTAACAGATGCATCAGGAACTCCTTTAAAATATACGGTAAACAAAACCATGATGCGCATTGACCTTCCAAAAGCGCTCAAAAAAGGAGAAAAACTGACTTTCAAAGTAGACTGGAATTACAACATCCCGAACAGAATGAAAATGGGAGGCCGAGGCGGCTATGAAAATTTTCCTGAAGACGGCAATGATCTTTATACCATGACACAGTGGTATCCTAGAATGTGTGTATACAGTGATTTTCATGGATGGCAGAACCACCAGTTTACAGGAAGAGGCGAATTTGCATTAGTTTTTGGAAATTTTAAAGTTTCTATGAATGTTCCTGCAGACCACATCGTCGGCGGCACCGGAGAATGTAAAAATTATGAACAGGTTTTATCTTCAGACCAATTAGGAAGATACAGAAAAGCTCAAAGTGCTGATGAACCCATAGAAATTGTCACTCTTGACGAAGCTAAAAAAGCCGAGAAGAACCACTCAAAACAAAGAAAAACATGGAGTTTTGAGGCTAATGATGTAAGAGATTTTGCATGGACCTCATCAAGAAAATTTGTATGGGACGGAATGCGCGTTGTAATCCCGGAAAACAACAATAAAGTAATGGCGATGAGTTTCTATCCAAAAGAAGCTTACAATTTATATAGAAAATATTCAACGAAAGCTGTTGCCCATACCATCAAAACATATTCAGAATTTACAATTCCTTATCCTTATCCTGTTGCCCAGTCTGTAGAAGCGGCTAACGGAATGGAATATCCAATGATCTGTTTCAACTTTGGAAGGACGGAAAAAGACGGCACCTATTCTGAAGCTATAAAAAATGGAATGATCGGTGTCGTGATTCATGAAGTAGGCCATAATTTCTTTCCAATGATCATCAACTCAGATGAAAGACAATGGACCTGGATGGATGAAGGACTGAATACTTTTACAGAATATCTTACAGAAGAAAAATGGGATAATAAATTCCCTTCAAAACGAGGCCCGGCATGGACGATCGTAGATTATATGAAACTCCCGAAAGACCAGCTGGAACCGATCATGAGCAATTCTGAAAATATTGTTCAGTTCGGCCCCAATGCGTATTCTAAACCTGCAACAGGACTTAATATTCTTCGTGAAACCATCATGGGCAGAGAGCTTTTCGACAAGGCTTTTAAAACCTATGCCAAAAGATGGGCTTTCAAACATCCTGAGCCTGCAGACTTTTTCAGGACAATGGAAGATGCAAGCGGTGAAGATTTAGACTGGTTCTGGAGAGGCTGGTTCTACGGAACTGATCCTGTAGATATCGCTATTGATAAAGTAACGATTGCTGCTCCCGATCTGGATGCAGTACCAGCGGCTAATGAGGTCAAATACAAAGTGGAAAAACCATTAGTGAACAGCTTCGAGGATATTTCAAAAATAAGAAACAGAGAAGATAAAAATATCACGTTTTCAGTAGATAAAGACAAGGGGCTTCAAGATTTCTACTACCGCTATGACAGAGATCAGGAAAAAGTAGACAACAACAAAGAATATTCGCTGAAGGCTGATAATACTGCTCCGCTTGACACTAAAGACAAAGAAAAATTTAAAAATATCACAGCGTATCAAATTGATTTTGTAAACAAAGGCGGATTAGTAATGCCTGTTATCCTTGAATTTACTTTTGAAGACGGCACAAAACTCTATGACAGATCTTCAGCACAGATCTGGAGATTGAATGAACAGAAAGTTTCAAAGACCTATTATTTTGATAAAAAATTAAAATCTATCCAGCTGGATCCTATGAAAGAAACAGCAGATATTGATACGTCAAATAATTTCTGGAGCAACGACGGAACCAATTTGGAAGCTTCAAAATTCCAGGTATTCAAACAAAAACAGCAGGAAGCCGTAAGAGGAAGCGCCAATGGAAAAGTAAATCCGATGCAGGCTGCCGGAAAGAAATAA
- a CDS encoding LytTR family DNA-binding domain-containing protein, with amino-acid sequence MTNLTVVSVDDEYPALQLIEQYCNQIEDVNLLKGFQNPEEALEYLQKNKVDLVILDINMPYINGIELLQQLPYKPLCIFLTLETQYAVKAFELDVVHYLVKPVDFETFKKAVNKAKDFLQFKNSAENKKQEDFIMFKSNYIMNKVFLEDIRWIQGFGEYIILITPLKKYMILERMSNFEEKFQDLGFIRIHKSYIVLSSHISSYDAGHVYLKDGDKLPLGRTYKSFLKTYLN; translated from the coding sequence ATGACCAATTTGACTGTAGTAAGTGTAGATGATGAATATCCCGCATTGCAGCTTATCGAGCAGTACTGTAATCAAATAGAAGATGTCAATCTTTTAAAAGGATTCCAGAATCCTGAAGAGGCGTTGGAATATCTGCAGAAAAATAAAGTTGATCTTGTTATTCTGGATATCAATATGCCTTATATCAATGGGATTGAGCTTCTGCAGCAGCTTCCGTATAAACCTCTCTGCATATTTCTTACTTTGGAAACGCAGTATGCCGTAAAGGCTTTTGAGCTGGATGTGGTTCATTATCTTGTAAAGCCTGTGGACTTTGAAACTTTCAAAAAAGCAGTTAATAAAGCAAAAGACTTTTTACAATTTAAAAATTCGGCCGAAAATAAAAAGCAGGAAGACTTTATCATGTTTAAATCCAATTATATCATGAATAAGGTCTTTTTAGAAGATATCCGCTGGATTCAGGGGTTTGGGGAATATATTATCTTGATTACGCCGCTTAAAAAATACATGATTCTCGAACGGATGTCTAATTTTGAAGAAAAATTTCAAGACTTAGGATTTATCAGAATTCATAAATCATATATCGTATTGTCATCTCATATCAGTTCTTATGATGCGGGCCATGTTTATCTTAAAGACGGCGATAAGCTCCCGCTGGGAAGAACATACAAGAGTTTTTTAAAGACTTATTTGAATTAA
- a CDS encoding histidine kinase: MFLLVNIVVILLVFRVLFNDKILKMLMKYRWGFLLKFQHVFFFFVFILITFFTENYFLDAPELIWCVLFVIIFNIGIYYLVYYYLVPQFYLSNKYPQFILYALICFLVSSLFRILLEPAVFRMNFNETLSNTKFLYNVYTAQGIVILVASFLGITKDKFLIEQDFKDLGEEKDQLHLDLLKSKLNPHFLLNTLNNIYSKSFHSSENTSESILQLSKLLQYVIYDTNKDKISIAQEFSSIHSLAGLYQLKYNNLLDISFDIQDEETLELIEIPPSIFLTLFENALKHSAIGIEAGSFIKISYRIEDQEIFFEIINSVAKKKILMNDENTGGLGNEAVISILEKYYPGLFTFLSRAVDNNEYQTILKIKLS; encoded by the coding sequence ATGTTTTTACTTGTTAATATTGTAGTTATATTGTTGGTATTTAGGGTTTTATTTAATGATAAGATTCTTAAGATGCTGATGAAATACCGTTGGGGGTTTTTATTGAAGTTTCAGCATGTTTTTTTCTTTTTTGTTTTCATTTTGATTACTTTTTTCACCGAAAATTACTTTCTTGATGCTCCGGAACTAATTTGGTGTGTATTATTTGTAATTATTTTCAATATTGGTATTTACTATCTGGTGTACTATTATCTTGTTCCCCAATTTTATTTATCCAATAAGTATCCGCAGTTTATTCTGTATGCTTTAATCTGCTTTTTGGTATCCAGCCTTTTTAGAATTCTGCTGGAGCCGGCTGTTTTTAGAATGAATTTCAACGAAACACTTTCCAATACTAAATTTTTATACAATGTCTATACGGCGCAGGGAATCGTAATTCTTGTCGCGTCTTTTTTAGGAATCACCAAAGATAAATTTCTGATAGAACAGGATTTCAAAGATTTGGGAGAAGAGAAAGACCAGCTGCATCTGGATCTGCTTAAATCTAAACTTAATCCTCATTTTCTATTGAATACGCTTAATAACATTTATTCAAAGAGTTTTCATTCTTCAGAAAATACATCGGAATCCATATTACAGCTCAGTAAACTGCTGCAGTATGTTATCTATGACACCAATAAAGATAAAATAAGTATTGCTCAGGAATTTTCTTCCATTCATTCTCTCGCGGGGCTTTATCAATTAAAATATAATAATCTTCTGGATATTTCTTTTGATATTCAAGATGAAGAAACCTTAGAACTGATTGAAATCCCGCCTTCTATTTTTCTTACCTTATTTGAAAATGCGCTGAAACATTCTGCTATCGGGATTGAAGCCGGCAGCTTTATTAAAATCAGTTACAGAATAGAAGATCAGGAAATTTTTTTTGAAATTATCAACTCAGTTGCCAAAAAGAAAATTCTTATGAATGATGAAAATACTGGAGGGTTGGGTAATGAAGCAGTTATTAGTATCTTAGAAAAATACTATCCAGGGCTGTTTACTTTTCTTTCCAGGGCAGTAGACAATAATGAATATCAGACTATTTTAAAAATTAAATTATCATGA
- a CDS encoding DUF2490 domain-containing protein encodes MKIKLKLIVILLLGFCISAAAQSRDNYNMWFQYLMSARLTDKSTLTALSQYRSFDLAYDTRLFLVSAYVDYEVANDVKPAAGFMFLILDSYKSDNTKKERYEKRPFQQVSLGGSIGRTSISHRFRVEERFISNPNEFVVRLRYLISLRIPFNKAGEKEKLYGILKNEIRMNVVKEDPFDSNRLTAGIGIKTGKNSAIEVAFINQLETGSTSNYGFIGYRNSFDWRKKNKN; translated from the coding sequence ATGAAAATTAAATTAAAATTAATTGTCATTTTACTGCTGGGGTTCTGCATATCTGCAGCTGCACAAAGCCGTGACAATTACAATATGTGGTTTCAGTACCTTATGTCGGCCAGGCTGACTGACAAAAGTACACTGACCGCTCTTTCCCAATATCGTTCTTTTGATTTAGCTTATGATACCAGGCTTTTTCTGGTCTCAGCCTATGTAGATTATGAAGTCGCGAATGACGTGAAACCTGCAGCAGGATTTATGTTTCTTATTTTAGATTCTTATAAATCGGATAATACCAAAAAGGAGAGGTATGAAAAACGGCCTTTCCAGCAGGTGAGTTTAGGAGGCAGTATCGGAAGGACATCTATCTCCCACCGCTTCCGGGTAGAAGAACGTTTTATAAGCAACCCGAATGAATTCGTGGTAAGGCTACGTTACCTTATTTCCCTGAGAATTCCATTTAACAAAGCCGGAGAAAAAGAAAAACTCTACGGAATCCTGAAAAATGAGATCAGAATGAATGTGGTAAAAGAAGATCCATTCGACAGCAACCGTTTAACTGCAGGAATAGGCATAAAAACCGGAAAGAATTCTGCGATAGAAGTCGCATTTATCAACCAGCTTGAAACCGGATCCACAAGCAATTATGGTTTCATCGGATACAGAAACAGCTTCGACTGGCGCAAAAAAAATAAAAATTAG
- a CDS encoding citrate:proton symporter, protein MLTFLGFLMIIIFMVLIMNKKMTPLTALVIVPVLIALFAGFGPELGDMMKNGVKEIALTGVMLIFAILYFSLMIDTGLFEPLVNIILKAVGDNPIKTTIGTAILTTLVSLDGDGSSTYIIVVAAMLPLYKKQGLNPLILTCIIMLAGGIMNILPWGGPTARVMSSLKLGHTEIFVPMIPIMVLGIIWVVFVAYILGIREKKRIAKHGKYTKYSSNDIIGESDPKLLRPKLIWVNLGLTLVLLAVMILDIVPLGIAFMIAFCIASVINYPKLKDQQKIMSKHAGNALSVAGMIFGAGIFTGILNGSGIMQAMGNSMIEIIPKSWGGSLNIITAVFSVPLTFFLTNDAYYFGILPIITATGQQLGIPPDVLGRASLVGQASHLLSPLVPSTYLLVSLAGVEFSDHLKYTLKWAIGSSIVMLLGALLLGII, encoded by the coding sequence ATGCTTACATTCCTTGGATTCTTAATGATTATCATTTTTATGGTTCTCATTATGAACAAAAAAATGACCCCGCTTACAGCTTTGGTTATCGTTCCTGTACTTATTGCTCTTTTTGCAGGATTCGGTCCTGAACTGGGAGACATGATGAAAAATGGAGTCAAAGAAATTGCCCTCACCGGAGTCATGCTTATTTTTGCTATTCTTTACTTTAGTTTAATGATAGACACTGGTTTATTTGAACCTTTAGTCAATATTATTTTAAAAGCAGTTGGCGACAACCCGATTAAAACAACCATCGGCACAGCTATTCTTACGACGCTTGTTTCTCTGGACGGCGACGGCTCTTCTACTTATATTATTGTAGTCGCTGCAATGCTGCCCCTCTACAAAAAGCAGGGATTAAATCCTTTAATACTTACCTGTATCATTATGCTGGCGGGCGGAATTATGAATATTCTTCCCTGGGGCGGACCTACAGCCAGAGTTATGAGTTCCTTGAAACTGGGACATACAGAAATCTTTGTCCCTATGATTCCCATTATGGTTTTAGGAATTATCTGGGTTGTTTTTGTAGCTTATATTTTAGGTATTAGAGAAAAAAAACGCATTGCAAAACACGGAAAATATACCAAATACAGCAGTAATGACATCATCGGAGAATCCGATCCGAAGCTTCTCCGCCCGAAATTGATCTGGGTAAACCTCGGCCTTACCCTTGTGCTTCTAGCGGTGATGATCCTTGATATTGTACCTTTAGGTATTGCGTTTATGATTGCTTTCTGTATAGCTTCTGTTATCAATTATCCGAAATTAAAAGACCAGCAGAAAATCATGTCAAAACACGCCGGCAACGCTTTATCAGTAGCCGGAATGATCTTCGGAGCCGGGATTTTCACCGGAATTTTAAATGGATCCGGTATTATGCAGGCGATGGGAAACAGCATGATAGAAATAATACCTAAAAGCTGGGGCGGTTCATTGAATATCATCACAGCAGTATTTAGTGTCCCGCTTACTTTCTTCCTGACCAATGATGCGTATTATTTCGGAATTCTGCCGATTATTACAGCCACTGGACAACAGCTCGGGATTCCGCCGGATGTATTGGGAAGAGCAAGTCTTGTAGGACAGGCCTCCCATCTTTTGAGCCCGCTGGTTCCTTCCACTTATTTATTAGTGTCGCTTGCCGGGGTAGAATTTTCAGACCATTTAAAATACACTTTAAAATGGGCGATCGGATCTTCTATTGTGATGCTATTGGGTGCCCTTCTTCTTGGAATCATATAA
- a CDS encoding cation:dicarboxylase symporter family transporter produces MNLFHTKKTFTGRYLKNLTLYVFAAIIGGVLMGYYFPDLSIKLGIVSQYFFMVLETLILPIIFMAIIYGICHLAEIKNADRIIWQTALYFVIVSSAAILLGFIFGFAVQPGANTGIDISKINTALPKTFEINDSSPASILYLNRHGIFLILSIIIGISMNLSKRRERFLKILDAGLGIFYTVIKYLYIILPVIIFCNIAFGISVYGINTLLPLSKVVATVYLADIVFIFGVLGLVSYLFKFNLWKFLLNIKEEIILVITTSSSKTAFPVIFEKMESEGYSRKILRFIIPLGYNFNLAGACIYISVACCFLIQFYNISLTINDYIWLFIIISITSKTASGVPGSGFLALIFTLNRFGKIPLTDIALLYSVDRFMNEARSVTNFIGIAVCGAVISKINQSAKITKLDA; encoded by the coding sequence ATGAACCTTTTCCATACAAAAAAGACATTTACAGGCCGTTACTTGAAAAATCTTACTTTATATGTATTTGCCGCCATCATCGGCGGTGTACTTATGGGGTATTATTTTCCTGACTTAAGTATTAAGCTCGGGATAGTAAGCCAGTATTTTTTCATGGTTCTGGAAACGCTTATCCTGCCGATTATTTTCATGGCAATCATCTATGGGATCTGTCATTTAGCTGAAATTAAAAATGCAGACAGAATTATCTGGCAGACTGCCCTTTATTTTGTCATCGTAAGCTCCGCGGCCATTTTATTGGGTTTCATTTTTGGTTTTGCAGTACAGCCCGGAGCCAATACAGGCATCGACATCAGTAAAATAAATACCGCTCTTCCAAAAACTTTTGAAATAAATGACAGCTCTCCAGCTTCCATACTTTACCTCAACAGGCACGGGATTTTTCTTATTTTATCGATCATTATCGGAATTTCAATGAACCTGTCTAAAAGAAGAGAACGTTTTCTAAAAATACTAGATGCCGGACTTGGTATCTTTTATACAGTCATTAAATATCTTTACATTATACTTCCGGTTATTATTTTCTGCAATATCGCTTTCGGGATTTCAGTATACGGGATCAATACACTTTTGCCCCTCAGTAAAGTCGTTGCAACGGTTTATCTCGCAGATATTGTTTTTATTTTCGGGGTTTTAGGATTGGTTTCTTACCTGTTTAAATTTAATCTTTGGAAATTCCTTCTCAATATAAAAGAAGAAATTATCCTCGTTATCACCACTTCTTCATCCAAAACTGCATTTCCTGTCATTTTTGAGAAAATGGAAAGTGAGGGGTACAGCAGGAAAATTTTGAGATTCATTATTCCGCTGGGATATAATTTTAATCTTGCCGGAGCCTGCATTTATATTTCTGTAGCCTGCTGTTTTCTGATTCAGTTTTATAATATTTCGTTGACCATCAATGATTATATCTGGCTTTTTATCATTATCTCCATCACTTCAAAAACGGCTTCGGGAGTCCCAGGTTCTGGATTTTTAGCGCTTATTTTCACTTTAAACAGATTCGGAAAAATTCCTTTGACGGACATCGCCCTGCTTTACAGTGTAGACCGCTTTATGAATGAAGCCAGATCTGTTACTAATTTTATTGGTATCGCAGTCTGCGGTGCTGTGATTTCAAAAATCAACCAGTCTGCAAAAATCACAAAACTTGATGCTTAA
- a CDS encoding co-chaperone GroES — MSVNFKPLADRVLIEPIAAETKTASGIIIPDTAKEKPQEGTVVAVGPGKKDEPTTVQVGDKVLYGKYSGAELKLDGKDYLIVREADLLGVIG; from the coding sequence ATGTCAGTAAACTTTAAACCCCTAGCAGACAGAGTTCTTATTGAGCCGATCGCTGCAGAAACTAAAACAGCTTCAGGTATTATTATTCCAGACACCGCTAAAGAAAAACCTCAAGAAGGAACAGTAGTAGCAGTAGGTCCAGGAAAAAAAGATGAGCCTACAACTGTTCAAGTAGGTGACAAAGTTCTTTATGGTAAATATTCAGGTGCTGAATTAAAATTAGACGGAAAAGATTACTTAATCGTAAGAGAAGCAGATTTATTAGGAGTTATCGGGTAA
- the groL gene encoding chaperonin GroEL (60 kDa chaperone family; promotes refolding of misfolded polypeptides especially under stressful conditions; forms two stacked rings of heptamers to form a barrel-shaped 14mer; ends can be capped by GroES; misfolded proteins enter the barrel where they are refolded when GroES binds) — protein MAKEIKFDIESRDALKRGVDALANAVKVTLGPKGRNVVIEKSFGAPHVTKDGVTVAKEIELEDRVENMGAQMVKEVASKTNDIAGDGTTTATVLAQAIVREGLKNVAAGANPMDLKRGIDKAVTAVVANLKAQSKEVGDSKEMVKQVASVSANNDETIGSLIAEAFGKVGKEGVITVEEAKGIDTTVDVVEGMQFDRGYQSPYFVTNPEKMLAEVENPYILLVEKKISSMKELLPVLEPIAQSGKSLLIISEEVEGEALATLVVNKLRGSLKIAAVKAPGFGDRRKAMLEDIAILTGGQVISEEQGFTMENVSLDMLGTAEKVTIDKDNTTIVNGGGDESKIKGRVNQIKAQMETTTSDYDREKLQERLAKLAGGVAVLYVGAASEVEMKEKKDRVDDALNATRAAVEEGIVAGGGVALVRAISALENLTGINADETTGIKIVRRAIEEPLRQIVANAGGEGSVIVAKVAEGNGDFGYNAKTDEYVNMLEAGIIDPTKVTRVALENAASVSGMLLTTECVITEVKSAEPAMPMGGGMPGMM, from the coding sequence ATGGCAAAAGAAATTAAATTCGATATTGAATCAAGAGACGCTTTAAAAAGAGGAGTTGATGCATTAGCAAATGCAGTAAAAGTAACTTTAGGACCAAAGGGAAGAAACGTAGTGATTGAAAAATCTTTCGGGGCTCCTCACGTAACTAAAGATGGTGTTACTGTAGCAAAAGAAATCGAACTTGAGGACAGAGTAGAAAATATGGGAGCGCAGATGGTAAAAGAAGTTGCGTCCAAAACTAATGATATCGCAGGAGACGGTACTACTACCGCTACTGTATTGGCACAGGCTATCGTAAGAGAAGGTCTTAAGAATGTAGCTGCTGGTGCTAACCCAATGGACTTAAAAAGAGGAATCGACAAAGCAGTAACTGCTGTTGTTGCTAACCTAAAAGCACAGTCTAAAGAAGTTGGAGATTCTAAAGAAATGGTAAAGCAGGTAGCTTCAGTTTCTGCTAACAATGACGAAACTATCGGATCTTTGATCGCTGAAGCTTTCGGAAAAGTAGGAAAAGAAGGTGTTATCACTGTAGAAGAAGCTAAAGGTATCGATACAACTGTAGATGTTGTAGAAGGTATGCAGTTTGACAGAGGATACCAGTCTCCTTATTTCGTGACTAACCCTGAAAAAATGTTAGCTGAAGTAGAAAATCCATATATCCTTTTAGTAGAGAAGAAAATCTCTTCAATGAAAGAATTACTTCCAGTGCTTGAACCTATCGCACAAAGCGGAAAATCTTTATTAATTATCTCTGAAGAAGTTGAAGGTGAAGCTTTAGCAACTTTAGTAGTAAATAAATTAAGAGGTTCTCTTAAAATTGCTGCTGTAAAAGCTCCAGGATTCGGAGACAGAAGAAAAGCAATGTTAGAAGATATCGCGATCTTAACAGGCGGACAGGTTATTTCTGAAGAGCAGGGTTTCACAATGGAAAATGTATCTTTAGATATGTTGGGAACTGCTGAGAAAGTAACAATCGATAAAGACAATACAACAATCGTAAACGGTGGCGGAGACGAGAGCAAGATCAAAGGTAGAGTAAACCAGATCAAAGCTCAGATGGAAACTACAACTTCTGACTACGACAGAGAAAAACTTCAAGAAAGATTAGCTAAATTAGCTGGCGGTGTTGCCGTACTTTACGTAGGTGCAGCTTCTGAAGTTGAAATGAAAGAGAAAAAAGACAGAGTAGATGATGCCCTTAACGCTACAAGAGCAGCAGTTGAAGAAGGTATCGTTGCAGGTGGTGGTGTTGCTTTAGTAAGAGCGATCTCTGCTTTAGAAAACCTTACAGGAATTAATGCTGACGAAACTACAGGGATCAAAATCGTAAGAAGAGCGATCGAAGAGCCATTAAGACAAATCGTTGCTAACGCAGGAGGTGAAGGTTCTGTAATCGTTGCTAAAGTTGCTGAAGGTAACGGAGACTTCGGATACAATGCTAAAACTGACGAGTATGTAAACATGCTTGAAGCAGGAATCATTGACCCTACGAAAGTAACAAGAGTTGCCCTTGAAAATGCAGCTTCTGTATCAGGTATGCTTCTTACCACTGAATGTGTAATCACTGAAGTGAAGAGTGCTGAACCTGCTATGCCGATGGGAGGAGGAATGCCGGGAATGATGTAG
- a CDS encoding alpha/beta hydrolase: MKINFFSNVYIWLLLIALPEMVFSQSADFTIQDVKFESQGITLAGSILQPKKPFVAVVIVHGSDPVKREMESAKRLAKEGIAVFTYDKRGVGESGGVYAGPSVGTNNIDTANLTLLAQDANAAVKTFQTYLKDKKIPIGLVGFSQAGWIIPMAASKNPQIKFMVLFSGPTITTLEQLRFQFYTNGNNSFWENHTEADAIEHTRNDPDKYQFAATDPKTYLNMLSIPGLWLFGEKDIQIPVKLCIEQLNTLTTQGKPFEYVSFPKLGHNTSSSNDTAPLDTAVHWIQQKALNSKKSKFSK; encoded by the coding sequence ATGAAAATCAACTTTTTTTCTAATGTATATATCTGGCTATTATTAATAGCGTTACCAGAAATGGTATTTTCACAATCGGCCGACTTTACCATTCAGGATGTAAAGTTTGAAAGTCAGGGTATCACGCTCGCAGGCTCCATTTTACAACCTAAAAAACCGTTTGTCGCAGTGGTCATTGTTCACGGATCTGATCCGGTAAAAAGGGAAATGGAATCCGCAAAACGTCTTGCCAAAGAAGGCATTGCTGTATTCACCTACGACAAACGCGGAGTTGGAGAATCTGGCGGAGTATATGCAGGCCCCTCTGTGGGCACCAATAATATAGACACTGCTAATCTAACTCTATTGGCTCAGGATGCCAATGCAGCTGTAAAAACGTTTCAGACCTATTTGAAAGATAAAAAAATACCCATTGGATTAGTCGGATTCAGCCAGGCAGGATGGATCATCCCGATGGCGGCAAGCAAAAATCCGCAAATTAAATTTATGGTTTTATTTAGCGGTCCTACCATTACCACGCTGGAACAACTTCGATTTCAGTTTTATACCAATGGAAACAATAGTTTTTGGGAAAATCATACAGAAGCAGATGCCATTGAACATACCAGAAATGATCCGGACAAATATCAATTTGCAGCCACTGACCCAAAAACCTATCTGAATATGCTTTCAATTCCCGGACTTTGGCTTTTTGGTGAAAAAGATATACAGATTCCGGTAAAGTTATGTATAGAACAATTGAACACCCTTACAACACAAGGAAAACCTTTCGAATATGTTTCTTTTCCTAAACTGGGGCACAATACTTCTTCCAGCAATGATACAGCTCCTCTTGATACTGCTGTACACTGGATACAACAGAAAGCATTGAATAGTAAAAAATCTAAATTTTCAAAATAA